Proteins found in one Myxococcaceae bacterium JPH2 genomic segment:
- a CDS encoding putative baseplate assembly protein: MGERYVCKSERRRQLVAAPNSGFNGIDYLEVLDAEAVVLGVPRQKTLWVHFFKPLPDTLTPENVAIEGGVRLRDVDVEWVYRLDRIPAEVDDGAWSTASTRSDAKEWLVVRTDSVGDFSTYAFVLRRSVDDTVPPAGFDVLLSRVDFSFKVECPSEFDCAPPSMGAPVVGADPQIDYLTRDFASFRRLMLDRLSQVSPQWKERNAADLGVALVEVMAYAADHLSYYQDAAATEAYLGTARKRTSVRRHARLLDYPMHDGCNARAWVAVEVSEGADGFVLEGPTELTPGTLFLTTTAPGPRVLNASELDVAVSEGAECFESLHDLRLVWKHGEMCFYTWGEDKCCLPEGATSASLLNEDDALKKLAVGQVLLMEEVRGAVTGHPEDADPTRRHAVRLTRVAFTEDPLLGKHVVDIEWGAEDALPFELCLWDVEAPAALPKRKDFTGGGETPPPAEKLPVSVARGNVVLVDHGRTLRAEPLAAVPEEGRYRPRLSRGPLTQARRAEGGRRAVDPKASAAAAMGANLEGEAQTEAFARVLPALWLQEREGQRVWSPQRTLLNSGRFSREVVAEVEEDGRAQLRFGDNVLGERPSASDTLLATYRIGNGTAGNVGAESISRLYHPTGGDWRDAVMRVRNPLPATGGVEPESLAQVRINAPQAFRVQQRAVTEVDYAEVTQRHPEVQRAVGSLRWTGSWHTMFVTVDRKGGRPVDAAFSETLAAFLERFRLAGYDLHIEGPIFVPLDIVMTVCVQPGFLASNVKAALLEAFSNRDLPASRRGFFHPDNFSFGQPVYLSRIVATAMAVPGVAWVDTEEGEGLPNRFRRWGQVSRDEWKVGFISMERLEIARLDNDPSQPENGKIDFQMQGGL, encoded by the coding sequence ATGGGTGAGCGCTACGTCTGCAAGAGCGAGCGGCGGCGTCAGCTCGTCGCGGCACCGAACTCCGGGTTCAACGGCATTGATTACCTGGAGGTGCTGGACGCCGAGGCGGTGGTGCTGGGCGTGCCTCGGCAGAAGACCCTCTGGGTGCACTTCTTCAAGCCACTGCCGGACACCCTCACGCCCGAGAACGTCGCCATCGAAGGCGGGGTGCGCCTGCGCGACGTCGACGTGGAGTGGGTGTATCGCCTGGACCGCATTCCGGCGGAGGTCGATGACGGCGCCTGGAGCACGGCATCGACTCGCTCCGATGCGAAGGAATGGCTGGTGGTGCGCACGGACTCCGTGGGCGACTTCTCCACCTACGCCTTCGTGCTGCGGCGCTCGGTGGATGACACCGTGCCTCCCGCGGGCTTCGACGTGCTGCTGTCCCGCGTGGATTTCTCCTTCAAGGTCGAGTGCCCCAGCGAGTTCGACTGCGCGCCGCCGTCCATGGGCGCTCCCGTCGTGGGCGCGGACCCCCAGATTGATTACCTCACGCGCGACTTCGCCAGCTTCCGGCGGCTGATGCTGGACCGCCTGTCGCAGGTGTCGCCGCAGTGGAAGGAGCGCAACGCGGCGGACCTGGGCGTGGCCCTCGTGGAGGTGATGGCCTACGCGGCCGATCACCTCAGCTACTACCAGGACGCGGCGGCCACCGAGGCGTACCTCGGTACCGCACGCAAGCGCACCTCGGTCCGGCGGCATGCGCGGTTGCTCGACTACCCGATGCACGACGGCTGCAACGCTCGGGCTTGGGTGGCGGTGGAGGTGTCGGAGGGCGCGGACGGCTTCGTGCTGGAGGGCCCCACGGAGCTGACTCCGGGGACCCTGTTCCTCACCACCACGGCGCCTGGACCTCGTGTGCTCAACGCGTCCGAACTCGACGTGGCGGTGAGCGAAGGCGCCGAGTGTTTCGAGTCCCTGCACGACCTGCGACTCGTCTGGAAGCACGGCGAGATGTGCTTCTACACCTGGGGCGAGGACAAGTGCTGTCTGCCCGAGGGGGCGACCTCCGCGTCGCTGCTCAACGAGGACGACGCGCTGAAGAAGCTGGCGGTCGGACAGGTGCTCTTGATGGAGGAGGTGCGTGGCGCCGTCACGGGTCATCCGGAGGACGCCGACCCCACGCGGCGTCACGCGGTGCGGCTGACGCGCGTGGCCTTCACCGAAGATCCATTGCTCGGCAAGCACGTGGTGGACATCGAATGGGGCGCGGAGGACGCGCTGCCCTTCGAGCTGTGCCTGTGGGACGTGGAGGCTCCTGCCGCCCTGCCGAAGCGGAAGGACTTCACGGGCGGCGGCGAGACCCCTCCGCCCGCGGAGAAGCTGCCGGTGAGCGTGGCGCGCGGCAACGTGGTGCTGGTGGACCATGGGCGGACCTTGCGCGCAGAGCCGCTCGCCGCGGTGCCCGAGGAGGGCCGCTATCGGCCTCGGCTGTCGCGAGGACCGCTGACCCAAGCGCGGCGGGCCGAGGGGGGACGGCGCGCGGTGGATCCGAAGGCGTCCGCCGCTGCGGCCATGGGCGCGAACCTGGAGGGCGAGGCGCAGACCGAGGCCTTCGCGCGGGTGCTGCCCGCCCTGTGGCTCCAGGAGCGTGAAGGCCAGCGCGTGTGGTCGCCGCAGCGCACGTTGCTCAACAGCGGGCGCTTCAGCCGGGAGGTGGTGGCGGAGGTGGAGGAGGACGGCCGCGCGCAACTGCGCTTCGGCGACAACGTCCTGGGCGAGCGGCCCTCGGCCTCGGACACCTTGCTGGCCACGTACCGCATCGGCAACGGCACCGCGGGCAACGTGGGCGCCGAGTCCATCTCCCGCCTCTATCACCCGACGGGTGGAGACTGGCGAGACGCCGTCATGCGCGTGCGCAACCCGTTGCCCGCCACGGGCGGCGTGGAGCCGGAGTCCCTCGCGCAGGTGCGCATCAACGCGCCCCAGGCCTTCCGCGTGCAGCAGCGTGCGGTGACGGAGGTGGACTACGCCGAGGTGACGCAGCGCCATCCCGAGGTGCAGCGCGCGGTGGGGAGCCTGCGCTGGACGGGGAGCTGGCACACCATGTTCGTCACCGTGGACCGCAAGGGCGGTCGGCCCGTGGACGCGGCGTTCTCCGAGACGCTCGCCGCCTTCTTGGAGCGCTTCCGACTGGCGGGCTACGACTTACACATCGAGGGGCCCATCTTCGTGCCGCTCGACATCGTGATGACGGTGTGCGTGCAGCCCGGGTTCCTCGCCAGCAACGTGAAGGCGGCCCTGCTCGAAGCCTTCAGCAACCGAGACCTGCCGGCCTCGCGGCGAGGCTTCTTCCATCCCGACAACTTCAGCTTCGGCCAGCCCGTCTACCTGAGCCGCATCGTCGCCACTGCCATGGCGGTGCCGGGCGTCGCGTGGGTGGACACCGAGGAAGGGGAGGGCCTTCCCAATCGCTTTCGTCGCTGGGGACAGGTGTCTCGTGACGAGTGGAAGGTCGGCTTCATCTCCATGGAGCGCTTGGAGATCGCCCGCCTCGACAACGACCCGAGCCAACCCGAGAACGGGAAGATCGACTTCCAGATGCAGGGGGGCCTGTGA
- a CDS encoding GPW/gp25 family protein, with amino-acid sequence MQIAFPFRIDGRGRTADADLDAHVRQLIEQVLFTSPGERVNRPTFGTGLGQLVFAPNSEELATATQFLVQGALQQWLGDLIQVEAVEVLGVESTLQVTVRYVVRRTQQRQVAQLSRGT; translated from the coding sequence ATGCAGATCGCCTTCCCATTCCGCATCGACGGGCGAGGCCGTACGGCCGACGCGGACCTGGACGCTCATGTGCGGCAGCTCATCGAGCAGGTGTTGTTCACCTCGCCCGGCGAGCGCGTGAATCGGCCCACGTTCGGTACGGGCCTGGGGCAGCTCGTCTTCGCGCCGAACAGTGAAGAGCTGGCCACCGCGACCCAGTTCCTGGTGCAGGGCGCGCTTCAGCAGTGGCTGGGGGACCTCATTCAAGTCGAAGCCGTGGAGGTGCTCGGCGTCGAGAGCACGTTGCAGGTGACGGTGCGGTACGTGGTGCGCCGCACGCAGCAGCGGCAGGTGGCGCAGCTTTCCCGGGGGACATGA
- a CDS encoding baseplate assembly protein, producing MSTYFGKYRGEVVNNIDPLMQGRVQVSVPTVLGSSRLSWAMPCVPYAGKGVGFFAIPPVGAKVWVEFERGDPNYAIWAGCFWGEGEAPAQPAVPQMKMWKTDGITLTLSDLPGGGGFTLEVSPPVVTMPLKAVFNSQGIELSQGGATKVVLAATGIELSFAPANVKLGPTGVNVNNGALEVM from the coding sequence ATGAGCACGTACTTCGGGAAGTACCGCGGCGAGGTGGTCAATAACATCGACCCGCTGATGCAGGGCCGCGTCCAGGTGAGCGTGCCCACCGTGCTGGGGTCCAGCCGATTGTCGTGGGCCATGCCGTGCGTGCCCTACGCCGGCAAGGGCGTGGGCTTCTTCGCCATTCCCCCCGTCGGCGCCAAGGTCTGGGTGGAGTTCGAGCGCGGCGATCCGAACTACGCCATCTGGGCAGGGTGCTTCTGGGGCGAGGGCGAGGCGCCAGCTCAACCCGCCGTGCCACAGATGAAGATGTGGAAGACGGATGGCATCACCCTGACGTTGAGCGACTTGCCGGGCGGTGGAGGCTTCACCCTCGAGGTGAGCCCTCCCGTCGTGACCATGCCGCTCAAGGCCGTCTTCAACTCGCAGGGCATCGAGCTGTCGCAAGGAGGGGCGACGAAGGTCGTGCTCGCCGCCACGGGCATCGAGCTGTCGTTCGCCCCGGCCAACGTGAAGCTCGGCCCCACGGGCGTCAACGTCAACAACGGTGCGCTCGAGGTGATGTGA
- a CDS encoding LysM domain-containing protein translates to MFDPTSRYAVLETVTLTLPDGRVAAYKRRRFLPSGQEMRLLAEITVTEGDRLDLLTARTLGDPEQFWRVCDANDVLNPFDVMEEPGAVVRIAMPEL, encoded by the coding sequence ATGTTCGATCCCACCAGTCGCTACGCCGTGCTGGAGACCGTGACCCTGACGCTGCCGGACGGGCGCGTGGCTGCGTACAAGCGCCGCCGCTTCCTTCCCTCGGGGCAGGAGATGCGCCTGCTCGCGGAGATCACCGTCACGGAGGGAGATCGTCTGGACCTGTTGACCGCGCGCACGCTCGGCGACCCGGAGCAGTTCTGGCGCGTCTGCGATGCGAATGACGTGCTCAACCCTTTCGACGTGATGGAGGAGCCGGGGGCGGTGGTGCGCATCGCCATGCCGGAACTCTGA
- a CDS encoding ATP-binding protein, with protein sequence MSGPSAERSWQEANQRTLSAALSVVRAHLLVHARATGAEVPAGVDDLPAARAALAEAQAAMPAPSALDVLVAAFGLSPFERDILLCSAGLELGAGVGAACGAAQGEARRPWFTLGLALRALPDAHWSALTPVAPLRRWELVTLAPGDGLTSSPVRVDERVLHYLAGLSYLDRRLRDLVSPVAPALSLPPSHAALVERIRVACERSPQGGGVVQLSSTDPDCAQVVASAACSALGLRLHSLRASNLPLSVEDRATLGRVWEREAVLSGSGLLVECDEAAGAEGLRAAASFIERSLGLVFVTSAEPLRLRGRTVLHLEVGRPTRDEQGALWREALGPSAALVNGAVEGVVSQFDLSMRAIRAASAEVRGGTQASSSASLWAACRLQARPRLAELAQRLEPSAGWDALVLPESQKALLRQVAACVRQRVKVYETWGFAEQGARGLGISALFSGASGTGKTMAAEVLARELGLDLFRIDLSQVVSKYIGETEKNLRRVFEAAQEGGAILLFDEADALFGKRTEVKDSHDRYANIEVSYLLQQMEAYRGLAILTTNMKDALDTAFLRRLRFVVPFPFPDATQRAEIWRRMFPPSTPTEALEVTRLAKLSVTGGNIRTIALNAAFLAADAGEPVRMAHLQRAVRAEFSKLDKPLAEAEVAGWT encoded by the coding sequence GGGCGGAAGTTCCAGCAGGGGTCGATGACCTGCCAGCCGCCCGGGCCGCGCTCGCCGAGGCCCAAGCGGCGATGCCGGCGCCCTCCGCGCTCGATGTCCTCGTGGCGGCGTTCGGTCTGTCGCCCTTCGAGCGCGACATCCTGTTGTGCAGCGCGGGCCTGGAGCTGGGCGCGGGGGTGGGCGCGGCGTGCGGGGCGGCGCAGGGAGAGGCGCGGCGACCGTGGTTCACGCTGGGCCTGGCGCTCCGGGCGCTGCCGGACGCGCACTGGAGCGCGCTGACGCCCGTGGCCCCGCTGCGTCGGTGGGAACTCGTGACGCTCGCGCCCGGTGACGGGCTCACCAGCTCGCCGGTGCGCGTCGATGAGCGCGTGCTGCACTACCTCGCGGGGCTCTCGTATCTGGACCGACGGCTCCGCGATCTCGTGTCGCCCGTGGCTCCCGCCCTGTCGTTGCCGCCCTCTCATGCCGCGCTGGTGGAGCGCATCCGCGTGGCCTGCGAGCGGAGTCCGCAGGGCGGCGGGGTGGTGCAGCTGAGCAGCACGGATCCCGACTGCGCCCAGGTGGTGGCCTCCGCCGCCTGTTCGGCGCTCGGGCTCCGACTGCACTCGCTGCGCGCATCCAATCTGCCCCTCTCCGTGGAGGACCGCGCGACGCTGGGCCGCGTGTGGGAGCGCGAGGCCGTGCTCTCCGGCAGTGGCCTGCTCGTGGAGTGCGACGAGGCGGCGGGAGCGGAGGGGCTGCGTGCCGCGGCGTCCTTCATCGAGCGCTCGCTTGGACTCGTCTTCGTCACCAGCGCTGAGCCGCTGCGGCTGCGCGGACGGACCGTGCTGCACCTGGAGGTCGGCAGGCCCACGCGTGACGAGCAGGGGGCGCTGTGGCGCGAGGCGCTCGGGCCTTCCGCTGCTCTCGTGAATGGCGCGGTGGAGGGCGTCGTCTCCCAGTTCGACCTCTCGATGCGGGCCATCCGGGCGGCCAGCGCGGAAGTGCGAGGCGGGACCCAGGCTTCCTCCTCGGCGTCGCTCTGGGCCGCATGTCGGCTCCAGGCCCGGCCTCGGTTGGCGGAGCTGGCGCAACGCCTGGAGCCTTCGGCGGGCTGGGATGCGCTCGTCCTGCCTGAGTCCCAGAAGGCGCTGCTGCGCCAGGTGGCCGCCTGCGTTCGTCAGCGCGTGAAGGTGTACGAGACGTGGGGCTTCGCCGAGCAGGGCGCGCGCGGATTGGGCATCAGCGCGCTGTTCTCCGGGGCCAGCGGAACCGGCAAGACGATGGCGGCCGAGGTGCTCGCGCGAGAGCTGGGGCTCGATCTGTTCCGCATCGACCTGTCGCAGGTGGTCAGCAAGTACATCGGCGAGACGGAGAAGAACCTGCGCCGCGTGTTCGAGGCCGCGCAGGAGGGCGGGGCCATCCTCTTGTTCGACGAGGCGGACGCGCTCTTCGGCAAGCGCACCGAGGTGAAGGACAGCCACGACCGCTACGCCAACATCGAGGTCAGCTACCTCCTGCAGCAGATGGAGGCGTACCGGGGACTGGCCATCCTCACCACGAACATGAAGGACGCGCTCGACACCGCGTTCCTCCGGCGCTTGCGCTTCGTGGTGCCGTTCCCGTTCCCGGATGCCACGCAGCGCGCGGAGATCTGGCGTCGCATGTTCCCGCCCTCCACGCCCACCGAGGCGCTGGAGGTGACGCGGCTGGCGAAGCTGAGCGTCACGGGCGGGAACATCCGGACCATCGCGCTCAACGCCGCGTTCCTGGCGGCGGACGCCGGCGAGCCCGTGCGCATGGCGCACCTCCAGCGCGCGGTGCGCGCCGAGTTCAGCAAGCTGGACAAGCCCTTGGCCGAGGCCGAGGTGGCGGGGTGGACATGA